Proteins from a single region of Aquipuribacter sp. SD81:
- a CDS encoding zinc-dependent alcohol dehydrogenase, translating to MLALELFRSVPRYAAARAVSAVGSVPGLLIGPMAPVRLVTTSEPEVRHDGWAQVKVHLSGICGSDLGAVTGSTSLYFAAVSSMPCVPGHELVGTLTEDCEDLPAGTRVVVDPVLACAARGLEPCEQCAAGHTNRCDRVTVGHLKPGLQTGYCRSTGGGWGERLVAHRSQLHAVPDDLPDERAVLVEPLACAVRLAERAAVREGQTVLVSGAGAVGLFATLALRELTPAGRIVVVAKHGAQAALARRLGATDVVEPGEALRGVRRLTQALTVRTSLPGLAARQDQEFLLGGVDVAVDAVGSAASLDLALRATRAGGRVVVSGMPGRGADLSPAWFRELEVVGTYASAGDAFPTALRLAATAPLGDGVGGEGDVLGAVYPLHRWREALDHASSAGRLGTVKVAFDPRQR from the coding sequence ATGCTGGCGCTGGAGCTGTTCCGCTCGGTCCCCCGCTACGCCGCGGCCCGGGCCGTGAGCGCGGTCGGCAGCGTCCCGGGGCTCCTCATCGGCCCGATGGCCCCGGTGCGGCTCGTGACGACCAGCGAGCCGGAGGTGCGCCACGACGGCTGGGCCCAGGTGAAGGTGCACCTCAGCGGCATCTGCGGGTCCGACCTCGGCGCCGTGACGGGCTCCACCTCGCTGTACTTCGCGGCGGTGTCGTCGATGCCGTGCGTGCCGGGCCACGAGCTCGTCGGCACCCTCACCGAGGACTGCGAGGACCTGCCCGCCGGCACGCGCGTGGTCGTCGACCCCGTGCTCGCGTGCGCCGCCCGCGGGCTCGAGCCGTGCGAGCAGTGCGCGGCCGGGCACACCAACCGCTGCGACCGCGTGACGGTCGGGCACCTGAAGCCCGGGCTGCAGACCGGCTACTGCCGCTCCACGGGCGGCGGCTGGGGCGAGCGCCTCGTCGCGCACCGCTCGCAGCTGCACGCCGTCCCGGACGACCTGCCCGACGAGCGGGCGGTGCTCGTCGAGCCGCTCGCGTGCGCGGTGCGCCTCGCCGAGCGTGCCGCGGTGCGCGAGGGCCAGACGGTCCTCGTCTCCGGTGCGGGGGCCGTCGGGCTCTTCGCGACGCTCGCGCTGCGCGAGCTGACCCCGGCGGGGCGCATCGTCGTGGTCGCGAAGCACGGTGCGCAGGCCGCCCTGGCCCGACGCCTCGGTGCGACCGACGTCGTCGAGCCCGGCGAGGCGCTGCGCGGCGTCCGGCGGCTCACGCAGGCGCTGACGGTCCGCACGTCCCTGCCGGGCCTGGCGGCGCGCCAGGACCAGGAGTTCCTCCTCGGTGGCGTGGACGTGGCCGTGGACGCCGTGGGCTCCGCCGCGTCGCTCGACCTCGCGCTGCGGGCCACCCGGGCGGGCGGCCGGGTCGTCGTGTCGGGCATGCCGGGGCGCGGCGCCGACCTCAGCCCCGCGTGGTTCCGCGAGCTCGAGGTCGTCGGCACGTACGCCTCCGCCGGGGACGCCTTCCCCACCGCGCTGCGCCTCGCGGCCACCGCTCCGCTCGGGGACGGGGTCGGTGGCGAGGGCGACGTGCTCGGCGCCGTCTACCCGCTGCACCGCTGGCGCGAGGCGCTGGACCACGCCTCGAGCGCCGGTCGCCTCGGCACGGTCAAGGTGGCCTTCGACCCGCGCCAGCGCTGA
- a CDS encoding TetR/AcrR family transcriptional regulator — protein sequence MTPPTTTAEGVRARARTEMRQAILDTARAHLVEQGATGLSLRAVARDVGMVSSALYRYFENRDALLTALIIEAYDSLGEAAERAEARVDRDDLEGRWLAVATTVRGWALAHPHQYALVYGSPVPGYRAPQDTIGPATRVAALLAGLLRDIAGGDDGADAAGGPAAGAGTEPPADAVAAVAPMRAFLGEQVPADLALRGLLAWTAVFGLVSFELFGQLHNVVEPDGREAVFEAEARRLARQVLVTG from the coding sequence ATGACGCCGCCGACGACGACCGCCGAGGGGGTGCGGGCCCGGGCCCGCACGGAGATGCGCCAGGCGATCCTCGACACCGCGCGGGCGCACCTGGTCGAGCAGGGGGCGACGGGGTTGTCGCTGCGGGCGGTCGCGCGCGACGTCGGCATGGTGTCCTCGGCGCTGTACCGCTACTTCGAGAACCGGGACGCGCTGCTGACCGCGCTCATCATCGAGGCCTACGACTCGCTCGGGGAGGCCGCCGAGCGGGCCGAGGCCCGCGTCGACCGCGACGACCTGGAGGGGCGGTGGCTGGCGGTCGCGACGACGGTGCGCGGCTGGGCGCTCGCGCACCCGCACCAGTACGCGCTCGTCTACGGCTCGCCGGTCCCGGGCTACCGCGCGCCGCAGGACACCATCGGGCCGGCGACCCGTGTGGCCGCCCTGCTCGCGGGGCTGCTGCGCGACATCGCCGGCGGCGACGACGGCGCCGACGCCGCCGGCGGTCCCGCCGCGGGAGCCGGCACCGAGCCCCCGGCGGACGCGGTCGCCGCCGTCGCCCCTATGCGCGCCTTCCTCGGCGAGCAGGTGCCCGCGGACCTCGCGCTGCGAGGCCTGCTGGCGTGGACGGCCGTGTTCGGTCTCGTGTCGTTCGAGCTCTTCGGCCAGCTGCACAACGTCGTGGAGCCGGACGGCCGGGAGGCGGTGTTCGAGGCGGAGGCACGCCGGCTGGCCCGCCAGGTGCTCGTGACGGGCTGA
- a CDS encoding NAD-dependent epimerase/dehydratase family protein: MTTPAPFPSPHLSPRPAGARHVVVGAGTVGTAVARLLAGRGDRVTVVTRSGTGPEHPAVERVALDAGDAAALADVVAGSGHPDDRAVAVHNCVNPAYHRWSTDWPPVAASLLGAAEAVGAVLATVSNLYPYGPVDVPMTPDLPVGATDSKGLVRARMWAGAKAAHDAGRVRVVEVRASDYLDAHDQSAVHRLLPDLLRGRTLRVIGDPDQPHSWTTTGDTARTLVAVADDPGTHGRVWHVPSNPPRTQREVLADLAAAAGVPLPRVVGTGPTALRVAGWFSPVLRELRGTLYQFTAPFVLDDRATRDALGLTPEPSDAAVARMVAAARVPATSTDEVAA; this comes from the coding sequence ATGACAACCCCGGCCCCGTTCCCCTCGCCCCACCTCTCCCCGCGCCCCGCGGGCGCCCGGCACGTCGTCGTCGGCGCCGGCACCGTCGGCACGGCTGTCGCCCGCCTGCTCGCCGGCCGCGGCGACCGCGTCACCGTCGTCACCCGCTCCGGCACCGGCCCGGAGCACCCCGCCGTCGAGCGCGTCGCCCTCGACGCGGGCGACGCCGCCGCCCTCGCCGACGTCGTCGCCGGGAGCGGGCACCCCGACGACCGCGCCGTCGCCGTCCACAACTGCGTGAACCCCGCGTACCACCGCTGGAGCACCGACTGGCCGCCCGTCGCGGCGTCGCTGCTCGGGGCGGCCGAGGCCGTCGGCGCCGTCCTCGCGACGGTCAGCAACCTCTACCCCTACGGCCCGGTCGACGTGCCGATGACCCCGGACCTGCCCGTCGGGGCGACCGACAGCAAGGGCCTCGTCCGGGCGCGGATGTGGGCCGGGGCGAAGGCGGCGCACGACGCCGGCCGGGTCCGCGTCGTCGAGGTCCGCGCGAGCGACTACCTCGACGCCCACGACCAGTCCGCGGTGCACCGGCTGCTGCCGGACCTGCTGCGCGGCCGGACGCTGCGGGTGATCGGCGATCCCGACCAGCCGCACTCCTGGACGACCACCGGCGACACCGCGCGCACCCTCGTCGCCGTCGCCGACGACCCGGGCACGCACGGGAGGGTCTGGCACGTGCCGAGCAACCCGCCGCGCACGCAGCGCGAGGTGCTCGCCGACCTCGCCGCCGCGGCCGGCGTCCCCCTGCCGCGCGTCGTCGGGACCGGCCCGACGGCCCTGCGCGTCGCCGGCTGGTTCTCGCCGGTGCTGCGGGAGCTGCGCGGCACGCTCTACCAGTTCACGGCCCCGTTCGTCCTCGACGACCGGGCCACCCGCGACGCGCTCGGCCTGACGCCCGAGCCCTCGGACGCGGCCGTCGCCCGCATGGTCGCCGCGGCGCGCGTCCCGGCCACGAGCACGGACGAGGTGGCGGCGTGA
- a CDS encoding DUF4386 domain-containing protein codes for MSGPVTRHLPAARRLPVTGGLLAASGVLSLVGYAILGTQFGWPAVLDEPGTSALDAFVEAEQWVRAGFYVFLLSSLVLIPAAVGVQDGLTRGQTAARAITAFGVLGAFAQMLGWVRWPITVPGLADRWTDPAAGEADLAATAAVYDLVNGYAGGALGEHLGWLLQGIWAVGVSLFVLRARGLPRWFAVVGVALSVAWAVLVPVATAFGQPTLEFWSLNVYTAWYLWLLALGVLLALRRVGPPAEAPSTTRSGRRPAGTPA; via the coding sequence GTGAGCGGCCCGGTCACCCGGCACCTGCCCGCCGCCCGGCGCCTGCCCGTCACCGGCGGTCTCCTCGCCGCCTCGGGCGTGCTGTCGCTGGTCGGCTACGCGATCCTCGGCACGCAGTTCGGCTGGCCCGCGGTGCTCGACGAGCCCGGCACGAGCGCCCTCGACGCCTTCGTCGAGGCCGAGCAGTGGGTCCGCGCCGGCTTCTACGTGTTCCTCCTCTCGAGCCTCGTCCTCATCCCCGCCGCGGTCGGTGTCCAGGACGGCCTGACCCGCGGCCAGACGGCGGCCCGTGCCATCACGGCCTTCGGCGTGCTCGGTGCCTTCGCCCAGATGCTCGGCTGGGTCCGCTGGCCCATCACCGTCCCGGGTCTGGCCGACCGGTGGACCGACCCCGCGGCCGGCGAGGCCGACCTGGCGGCCACCGCGGCGGTGTACGACCTCGTCAACGGCTACGCCGGCGGCGCCCTGGGCGAGCACCTGGGCTGGCTGCTGCAGGGCATCTGGGCCGTCGGGGTGTCGCTGTTCGTGCTGCGCGCCCGCGGCCTGCCGCGGTGGTTCGCCGTCGTCGGTGTCGCGCTGTCGGTCGCCTGGGCGGTCCTCGTCCCGGTCGCGACCGCGTTCGGTCAGCCCACGCTCGAGTTCTGGAGCCTCAACGTCTACACGGCCTGGTACCTGTGGCTGCTCGCGCTCGGGGTGCTGCTCGCGCTGCGCCGCGTCGGGCCACCGGCGGAGGCTCCTAGTACGACGCGCTCGGGTCGTAGGCCAGCCGGTACCCCCGCTTGA
- a CDS encoding uroporphyrinogen-III synthase has translation MSADAGPATYSEPPPFGGEGSGAVRPLEGYVVGITADRRRAELATLLERKGARTMTGTAIRLVPLADDRDLLQATQALVADAPTHVVVTTGIGFRGWTEAADGWGLGDRLRETLSRARILARGPKSTGAIRANDLREEWSAVSESSGEVLERLLQEDLTRARVAVQLHGEPLPFLTQALRAAGAQVVEVPVYRWTLPEDVAGLDALVQAAAAGNVDAITFTSAPAVLATLERATALDVGDRVLARLRSRSVLACCVGPVTAGPLVDRDVPTVQPPRSRLGAMVRHLGEALPERDSHPLFVGGHRLVVLGTGVRLDGRWRDVRPTQLAVLRALCQRPGHVLSRAQLAEALPGCGDEHAVEMAVARLRGSLGDSRMVQTVVKRGYRLAYDPSASY, from the coding sequence ATGAGCGCCGACGCAGGTCCTGCGACGTACTCCGAGCCGCCACCGTTCGGTGGCGAGGGCTCCGGGGCCGTCCGGCCGCTCGAGGGCTACGTGGTGGGCATCACGGCGGACCGTCGTCGGGCCGAGCTCGCCACGCTGCTGGAGCGCAAGGGCGCGCGGACCATGACCGGCACCGCGATCCGCCTGGTCCCGCTGGCCGACGACCGCGACCTGCTGCAGGCCACGCAGGCGCTCGTCGCGGACGCACCGACCCACGTCGTCGTCACGACGGGGATCGGCTTCCGGGGCTGGACCGAGGCGGCCGACGGCTGGGGCCTCGGGGACCGGCTGCGCGAGACGCTGTCGCGGGCGCGCATCCTCGCGCGCGGACCCAAGTCGACCGGCGCGATCCGTGCCAACGACCTGCGCGAGGAGTGGTCGGCCGTCTCGGAGTCCTCCGGGGAGGTCCTCGAGCGGCTGCTGCAGGAGGACCTCACCCGGGCCCGGGTGGCCGTTCAGCTGCACGGCGAGCCGCTGCCCTTCCTCACGCAGGCGCTCCGCGCCGCCGGGGCGCAGGTCGTCGAGGTGCCGGTGTACCGCTGGACGCTGCCGGAGGACGTAGCGGGGCTGGACGCCCTCGTCCAGGCCGCTGCGGCCGGCAACGTGGACGCCATCACCTTCACCTCCGCCCCCGCCGTCCTCGCGACGCTCGAACGGGCCACCGCCCTCGACGTCGGCGACCGTGTGCTGGCGCGCCTGCGGAGCCGGTCCGTGCTCGCGTGCTGCGTCGGGCCCGTCACCGCCGGGCCTCTCGTGGACCGCGACGTCCCCACCGTGCAGCCGCCCCGCTCCCGCCTCGGCGCGATGGTCCGCCACCTCGGCGAGGCCCTCCCGGAGCGGGACAGCCACCCGCTGTTCGTCGGCGGGCACAGGCTCGTCGTGCTCGGCACCGGGGTGCGGCTCGACGGCCGCTGGCGCGACGTCCGCCCCACCCAGCTCGCCGTGCTGCGTGCGCTGTGCCAGCGCCCGGGCCACGTGCTGTCGCGCGCCCAGCTCGCCGAGGCGCTGCCCGGGTGCGGCGACGAGCACGCGGTCGAGATGGCGGTGGCGCGGCTCCGGGGCTCCCTCGGGGACTCGCGCATGGTCCAGACCGTGGTCAAGCGGGGGTACCGGCTGGCCTACGACCCGAGCGCGTCGTACTAG
- the nirD gene encoding nitrite reductase small subunit NirD produces the protein MSTTIEHHVTMATEEDGWVDVCPLRRLLPERGDAALVGGVQVALFRLHDGTVRAVGNRDPFSGANVLARGIVGTRDGTDVVASPLYKQHFDLWTGVCQEDADARIPVHEVRVVDGRVLVRLAPDTRPGALPA, from the coding sequence ATGAGCACCACGATCGAGCACCACGTCACGATGGCGACCGAGGAGGACGGCTGGGTAGACGTGTGCCCGCTCAGGCGGCTGCTGCCCGAGCGCGGCGACGCCGCCCTCGTCGGCGGCGTGCAGGTCGCGCTCTTCCGGCTGCACGACGGGACCGTGCGCGCCGTCGGCAACCGCGACCCGTTCTCCGGGGCCAACGTCCTGGCGCGGGGCATCGTCGGAACGCGCGATGGGACCGACGTCGTCGCCTCTCCGCTGTACAAGCAGCACTTCGACCTGTGGACCGGGGTGTGCCAGGAGGACGCCGACGCGAGGATCCCCGTCCACGAGGTGCGTGTCGTCGACGGCCGCGTCCTCGTGCGGCTCGCGCCCGACACCCGACCGGGAGCGCTTCCCGCATGA
- the nirB gene encoding nitrite reductase large subunit NirB → MSDTRHPDTPGTLDGSTHRVVVVGHGMVGHRYAVELDEALRSAGLRARVSITVCGEERQAAYDRVGMSSFFDGRTAEQMSLVEAGWVEASEVDVRLADPVTTIDRDARTVTTAARHVVPYDTLVLATGSSCVVPPVPGHDAPGAFGYRTIDDLERMQAWADGRGTGVVLGGGLLGLEAAQALQHLGLEVHVLQKGPRLMPAQLDVGGGSMLRRHVEGLGMHVHLDADTTRIRTGADGAVAAVELADGTRIDTDVVVFSPGIRPRDELARACGLVVGPRGGVVVDEHCRTADPAVFAVGECALARDAVWGLVAPGYAMAKVAVAHLVAALVGDPAPEVAFLGADMSTALKCTGVDVASVGRHTLDDPDVLELVWNDPSRKVYKKLLLRESTGEVLGAVLVGDAEAYPLLKSLASAGAPLPGPPESVLFPGAGDGPAVAGPAGLPDATVVCSCHDVTKRSICDAVHSGAHDVPAVKGCTKAGTGCGSCVPMLAQLVDAELGKLGVQVDRSLCEHFALTRRELYDVIRARAYTTFTETVTGVGTGRGCDICKPVVASVLATLAPAHVLDGENAALQDTNDHVMANMQKNGTYSVVPRMPGGEVTPAGLIVIGEVARDFGLYTKLTGGQRIDMFGARLEELPAIWRRLVDAGFESGHAYGKSLRTVKSCVGSDWCRYGVQDSTGLAVALELRYRGLRSPHKLKSAVSGCARECAEAQSKDFGVIATEAGWNLYVGGNGGMRPRHGDVLVKDVSTEDLIRYVDRYLMFYVRTADRLQRTSTWLDSLDDPDSGLSGVAYLRHVVVDDALGLGAELEADMARHVDGYADEWAATLADPDRLSRFLSFVNAPETTDDSIRFTMERGQIRPATEAEVAAGTALPPRGARRVSLGIPEVMSR, encoded by the coding sequence ATGAGCGACACCCGGCACCCGGACACCCCTGGCACGCTGGACGGCAGCACGCACCGCGTGGTCGTCGTCGGCCACGGCATGGTGGGCCACAGGTACGCCGTCGAGCTCGACGAGGCCCTGCGCTCCGCCGGGCTGAGAGCGCGCGTGAGCATCACGGTCTGCGGCGAGGAGCGGCAGGCGGCCTACGACCGCGTCGGCATGTCGTCGTTCTTCGACGGCAGGACCGCCGAGCAGATGAGCCTCGTCGAGGCCGGCTGGGTCGAGGCGAGCGAGGTCGACGTGCGCCTCGCCGACCCCGTCACGACGATCGACCGTGACGCGCGCACGGTCACGACCGCCGCGAGGCACGTCGTGCCCTACGACACGCTCGTGCTCGCGACCGGGTCGAGCTGCGTCGTGCCGCCCGTACCCGGTCACGACGCCCCGGGGGCCTTCGGCTACCGCACGATCGACGACCTCGAGCGCATGCAGGCGTGGGCCGACGGCAGGGGCACGGGCGTCGTGCTCGGCGGCGGCCTGCTCGGGCTCGAGGCCGCGCAGGCGCTGCAGCACCTGGGCCTCGAGGTGCACGTGCTCCAGAAGGGCCCGCGCCTCATGCCCGCCCAGCTCGACGTCGGCGGCGGCTCCATGCTGCGCCGGCACGTCGAGGGCCTCGGCATGCACGTGCACCTCGACGCCGACACCACGCGGATCCGCACGGGCGCGGACGGCGCCGTGGCCGCGGTCGAGCTCGCGGACGGCACACGCATCGACACCGACGTCGTCGTGTTCTCCCCCGGCATCCGCCCACGTGACGAGCTCGCCCGTGCCTGCGGCCTCGTCGTCGGACCCCGCGGCGGGGTCGTGGTCGACGAGCACTGCCGGACCGCCGACCCCGCGGTGTTCGCCGTCGGGGAGTGCGCGCTCGCGCGGGACGCCGTCTGGGGCCTGGTCGCACCGGGCTACGCCATGGCCAAGGTCGCCGTCGCGCACCTCGTCGCGGCGCTCGTGGGCGACCCGGCGCCCGAGGTGGCCTTCCTCGGCGCGGACATGTCGACGGCGCTCAAGTGCACGGGGGTCGACGTCGCGAGCGTCGGGCGGCACACCCTCGACGACCCCGACGTCCTCGAGCTCGTGTGGAACGACCCGTCGCGCAAGGTCTACAAGAAGCTCCTCCTGCGCGAGTCCACGGGCGAGGTGCTCGGCGCCGTGCTCGTCGGCGACGCCGAGGCCTACCCGCTGCTGAAGTCGCTCGCCTCGGCGGGTGCGCCGCTGCCGGGCCCACCGGAGTCCGTGCTCTTCCCGGGCGCCGGTGACGGGCCCGCGGTCGCCGGACCCGCGGGGCTGCCGGACGCGACCGTCGTCTGCTCGTGCCACGACGTGACGAAGCGCTCCATCTGCGACGCGGTCCACTCCGGCGCGCACGACGTGCCCGCGGTCAAGGGCTGCACGAAGGCCGGGACCGGCTGCGGCTCGTGCGTGCCGATGCTCGCGCAGCTCGTCGACGCCGAGCTCGGGAAGCTGGGCGTCCAGGTCGACCGTTCGCTGTGCGAGCACTTCGCCCTCACGCGGCGCGAGCTGTACGACGTCATCCGCGCGCGCGCCTACACGACGTTCACCGAGACCGTCACGGGCGTCGGCACCGGGCGCGGCTGCGACATCTGCAAGCCCGTCGTCGCCTCGGTCCTCGCCACCCTGGCGCCTGCGCACGTGCTCGACGGCGAGAACGCGGCCCTGCAGGACACCAACGACCACGTGATGGCGAACATGCAGAAGAACGGCACGTACTCCGTCGTGCCGCGCATGCCCGGCGGTGAGGTCACGCCCGCGGGCCTCATCGTCATCGGTGAGGTGGCGCGCGACTTCGGCCTCTACACCAAGCTCACGGGCGGGCAGCGCATCGACATGTTCGGCGCGCGGCTGGAGGAGCTGCCCGCGATCTGGCGCCGCCTCGTCGACGCGGGCTTCGAGTCCGGGCACGCCTACGGCAAGAGCCTCCGGACCGTGAAGTCGTGCGTGGGCTCGGACTGGTGCCGGTACGGCGTGCAGGACTCCACCGGCCTCGCGGTCGCCCTCGAGCTGCGGTACCGCGGCCTGCGCAGCCCGCACAAGCTCAAGTCGGCGGTCTCCGGCTGCGCGCGGGAGTGCGCCGAGGCGCAGAGCAAGGACTTCGGGGTCATCGCCACCGAGGCCGGCTGGAACCTGTACGTCGGCGGCAACGGCGGCATGCGACCGCGCCACGGGGACGTGCTCGTCAAGGACGTCTCGACCGAGGACCTCATCCGCTACGTCGACCGGTACCTCATGTTCTACGTCCGCACCGCCGACCGGCTGCAGCGCACGAGCACGTGGCTGGACTCCCTCGACGACCCCGACAGCGGGCTGTCGGGCGTGGCGTACCTGCGTCACGTCGTCGTCGACGACGCCCTGGGACTCGGCGCCGAGCTGGAGGCGGACATGGCCCGCCACGTCGACGGCTACGCCGACGAGTGGGCCGCGACGCTGGCGGACCCGGACCGGCTGTCGAGGTTCCTGTCGTTCGTTAACGCCCCCGAAACCACCGACGACTCGATCCGCTTCACGATGGAACGGGGCCAGATCCGTCCCGCGACGGAGGCGGAGGTCGCGGCCGGGACCGCCCTCCCCCCGCGCGGCGCCCGACGCGTGTCGCTCGGCATCCCGGAGGTGATGAGCCGATGA
- a CDS encoding FAD-dependent oxidoreductase, with translation MSVPVQTARPGRRERLVVIGNGMAGSRLAEEVLARDTAGRWHVTVVGDEPVEAYNRIQLSAVLAGHHDVADLTLAPVGALAEAGADVLTGLLVSRVHRSTRTVHLSDGSTLAYDRLVLATGSAPVLPPIPGLLRVDPERPEGLPGLHPQAFAFRTLADCEGLLDAASTARRAVVVGGGLLGLEAARGLTERGVAVEVVQMAGWLMNGQLDPDAGEVLRRTLARRGITTYLGTRATQLVSDRRTGRLRGVRLADGHVLDCDLIVFAAGVRANQRLAREARLATARGVLVDETLTSPDDPRVHAVGDCAEVVRPDGTHVVSGLVAPAWEQADTLARTLTAPDGSAVPARWRAGRVVTRLKASGVDLAAMGEVQAAPADSDGDTEVLVFSDWARGVYTKIVLRGGRVAGGILLGDTSSVGALTTAFDRGSPVPPDRRFLLFTPRYASAAAAPVAELADDATVCHCNQVPAGRIRDAVRCGAHDVAAVAACTRASTGCGSCAGDVRALIASLLDDVEAAPDTERSPA, from the coding sequence GTGAGCGTGCCCGTCCAGACCGCACGGCCCGGCCGCCGCGAGCGGCTCGTCGTGATCGGCAACGGCATGGCCGGGTCCCGCCTGGCCGAGGAGGTGCTGGCCCGCGACACCGCAGGCCGCTGGCACGTCACGGTCGTCGGCGACGAGCCGGTCGAGGCGTACAACCGCATCCAGCTGTCCGCCGTGCTCGCGGGCCACCACGACGTCGCCGACCTCACCCTGGCTCCCGTCGGCGCGCTCGCCGAGGCCGGCGCCGACGTGCTGACCGGGCTGCTGGTCTCGCGCGTGCACCGCAGCACCCGGACGGTCCACCTGTCCGACGGCAGCACGCTGGCTTACGACCGCCTCGTCCTGGCGACCGGCAGCGCCCCGGTCCTGCCGCCGATCCCCGGCCTGCTGCGCGTCGACCCGGAGCGTCCCGAGGGGCTGCCCGGGCTGCACCCGCAGGCCTTCGCCTTCCGGACCCTGGCCGACTGCGAGGGGCTGCTCGACGCGGCGAGCACCGCGCGACGCGCGGTCGTCGTCGGGGGCGGCCTGCTGGGGCTCGAGGCCGCGCGCGGGCTCACCGAGCGCGGCGTGGCCGTCGAGGTCGTCCAGATGGCCGGGTGGCTCATGAACGGCCAGCTCGACCCTGACGCGGGCGAGGTGCTCCGGCGCACCCTCGCCCGGCGGGGCATCACGACCTACCTCGGCACGCGCGCCACGCAGCTCGTGAGCGACCGGCGCACCGGCCGGCTGCGGGGCGTCCGGCTCGCCGACGGCCACGTGCTCGACTGCGACCTCATCGTGTTCGCCGCCGGGGTGCGCGCCAACCAGCGCCTGGCCCGGGAGGCCCGGCTCGCCACGGCCCGCGGCGTCCTCGTCGACGAGACGCTCACCAGCCCCGACGACCCGCGCGTGCACGCCGTCGGCGACTGCGCCGAGGTCGTCCGGCCCGACGGCACGCACGTCGTCTCCGGCCTCGTCGCGCCGGCGTGGGAGCAGGCGGACACCCTTGCCCGGACCCTGACCGCGCCGGACGGCAGCGCGGTCCCGGCTCGGTGGCGCGCGGGCCGGGTCGTCACGCGGCTCAAGGCCAGCGGCGTCGACCTCGCGGCCATGGGGGAGGTGCAGGCCGCGCCCGCCGACTCCGACGGCGACACCGAGGTGCTCGTGTTCAGCGACTGGGCACGCGGCGTCTACACCAAGATCGTGCTGCGCGGCGGCCGGGTCGCCGGCGGCATCCTGCTCGGCGACACCTCGAGCGTCGGCGCGCTGACGACGGCGTTCGACCGCGGCAGCCCCGTCCCGCCCGACCGCCGGTTTCTGCTCTTCACCCCGCGCTACGCGAGCGCCGCCGCGGCCCCCGTCGCCGAGCTCGCCGACGACGCGACCGTCTGCCACTGCAACCAGGTACCGGCCGGTCGCATCCGCGACGCGGTCCGCTGCGGCGCGCACGACGTGGCGGCCGTCGCCGCGTGCACCCGGGCCAGCACGGGGTGCGGTTCGTGCGCGGGCGACGTCCGCGCCCTCATCGCGTCCCTGCTCGACGACGTCGAGGCAGCACCCGACACCGAGAGGAGCCCGGCATGA